In Amyelois transitella isolate CPQ chromosome 5, ilAmyTran1.1, whole genome shotgun sequence, one DNA window encodes the following:
- the LOC106131808 gene encoding sorting nexin-29 yields MTMNSKILNTLVNAIDNKEDVRKRIENGKQTLQELLNCVQNSQNRFGGKSELATEDDIRITLLCDKWEKVLSHGIRTNLSNSALQTLVTAGLNFTFNIVNIGNSLWSYTCLHLTKHEKERFKILTNINTPLGYFRAFLRAALNERSLERYLHSWITHGLLMEYYEEGSLVRDPESSNLLPNMAAGLSSILFALSIDRAELNDTQHASQINKAEPVIPLPTPVRSSNLKRKPLRQVISFDKNEQTNKPKQRIEPIPPQGDRSSWNSAPATCLNSPDPKVVQVASSSEPTSTEYKSSIRHFFPESVKGIDSPSQILSRLSECAKEIFTSSNSIDTNNVIRDDVSELSINNMKISESDSEEVAGSINGSTSCLELCFTEDESVPEDKHVNTLYGMKEKEYLNLQLKCSQIEIASKEKIQKLEKVVMDLSKENDRLKDQLRQYMSAVELGIALKNGESENEEVSQYEKKLVQVAEMHAELMEFNQHLQRRLRELEETSCEILDYPESNVKVHIPSAFLVGKKTHSYHVYQIFLKLGQEEWNVYHRYAKFHELHTQLKKCHPDIATYKFPPKKTLRKRDAHVVECRRVALQAYLRHVLLVLPELRQCTSRAHLVTLLPFFGISSTRENGLNHTLDRQQSTESVSTYDGI; encoded by the exons ATGACAAtg aacagcaaaattttgaatacattAGTTAATGCTATAGATAACAAAGAAGATGTTAGAAAAAGGATTGAAAATGGCAAACAAACATTGCAAGAACTACTGAACTGTGTACAAAATTCTCAAAATCGTTTTGGAGGCAAATCTGAACTGGCTACTGAGGATGATATAAG AATAACTCTTCTTTGTGATAAGTGGGAAAAAGTTCTGAGTCATGGCATCCGGACCAACTTGTCCAACTCTGCACTGCAGACATTGGTCACAGCAGGGTTAAACTTCACATTCAACATTGTAAATATTG GAAATTCACTATGGAGTTATACATGCCTACATTTGACAAAACATGAGAAGGAGAGAttcaaaatattgacaaaCATCAACACACCACTGGGATATTTTAGAGCTTTCTTACGTGCTGCTTTGAATGAAAGATCTTTAGAGAG ATACCTTCATAGCTGGATTACTCATGGTCTTCTAATGGAGTATTATGAAGAAGGGTCATTAGTAAGGGACCCTGAATCATCTAATTTACTTCCAAATATGGCAGCAG ggTTATCATCCATATTGTTCGCGCTATCAATCGACAGGGCCGAATTGAATGACACGCAGCACGCCAGCCAAATCAATAAAGCGGAACCAGTTATACCATTACCGACGCCAGTAAGGTctagtaatttaaaaaggaAACCATTGAGACAAGTCATAtcatttgataaaaatgaaCAAACTAATAAACCAAAACAAAGAATTGAGCCTATACCACCACAAGGCGACAGATCTAGTTGGAATAGCGCGCCTGCCACTTGCCTAAATTCGCCTGACCCTAAAGTGGTACAAGTCGCTTCCAGCAGTGAACCGACCAGTACCGAGTACAAAAGTAGCATACGGCACTTTTTCCCTGAAAGTGTGAAAGGGATAGATAGCCCATCACAGATTCTCTCCAGGTTATCTGAATGCGCCAAAGAAATATTCACATCATCTAATAGTATAGACACGAATAACGTTATAAGAGACGATGTTTCGGaactaagtataaataatatgaaaatatcagAGAGTGACAGTGAGGAGGTTGCTGGCAGTATAAATGGCAGCACGTCGTGTCTCGAACTTTGCTTTACTGAAGATGAAAGTGTACCTGAAGATAAACATGTTAATACTTTATATGGAATGAAAGAAAAggagtatttaaatttacagttGAAATGTAGTCAGATCGAAATAGCTAGTAAGGAGAAGATACagaaattagaaaaagtaGTAATGGATTTAAGCAA agaAAATGACAGATTAAAAGATCAACTGAGACAGTATATGTCGGCTGTGGAACTGGGTATAGCTTTAAAAAATGGTGAAAGTGAGAACGAAGAAGTGAGTCAGTATGAAAAGAAGCTAGTGCAG GTAGCAGAAATGCATGCAGAGCTTATGGAGTTTAACCAGCACCTCCAGAGGCGACTCCGGGAGCTGGAGGAGACGTCGTGCGAAATCCTGGATTACCCAGAGTCCAACGTCAAAGTTCACATTCCCAGTGCGTTCCTTGTGGGAAAGAAAACGCATTCCTATCACGTATACCAG ATCTTTTTAAAGCTTGGCCAAGAAGAATGGAACGTGTATCACAGATATGCAAAATTCCACGAATTGCACACACAACTGAAAAAATGTCATCCAGATATAGCAACTTACAAATTTCCACCAAAGAAAACTTTAAGGAAGCGA GACGCGCACGTGGTGGAGTGTCGGCGCGTGGCTCTACAGGCGTACCTCCGCCACGTGCTGCTCGTGCTGCCCGAGCTGCGACAGTGCACCAGCCGAGCGCACCTCGTCACTCTGCTGCCGTTCTTCGG caTATCATCAACAAGAGAAAACGGTTTAAATCACACACTTGACCGCCAACAGTCGACGGAATCTGTTTCCACTTACGATGGTATATAA